In one Vulgatibacter incomptus genomic region, the following are encoded:
- a CDS encoding fatty acid CoA ligase family protein, translating to MSAAGPSLQPAGPGLATAEGGPVTTCNIASHLPAMAALQSDRPAVIVPAKGGGWERLSFRELDARSDLLAHGLESAGIASGTRTVLMVKPSLDFFALVFALFKVGAVPVLIDPGIGKRALLRCLTEVEAEAFVGIPAAHLARLLVPAPFRTVKTLVTVGRKLGWGGNDLESLARLGAGKGPYRMAETSPEALAAILFTSGSTGIPKGAIYTHGIFDAQVRSIRALYGIEPGEIDLATFPLFALFDPALGMTAVVPEMDARFPAKADPRKLVHAIEAHGATNMFGSPALLDNLSRHAEAAGIRFPTLRRVLSAGAPVRRDIVERMQGRLDGEAQVFTPFGATESLPVASIGSREVLEETSSRTATGGGICVGRPAPGITARIIRIDDGPIDSWSDDLELPRGEIGEITVKGDVVTPGYFARPEQTRLAKIRDGDAIVHRMGDLGWIDELGRLWMCGRKSQRVRLGDGRTLFTECVEQVANRHPAIRRSGLVQAGPGRAALVVEKEPSASANDDTLRSELRSLVDPSIEAILVHRGSLPVDVRHNAKIDRERLGRWAERTLG from the coding sequence GTGAGCGCGGCGGGGCCCTCGCTGCAGCCGGCCGGGCCAGGCCTCGCCACCGCAGAGGGCGGCCCCGTCACCACATGTAACATCGCGTCACACCTACCCGCGATGGCCGCCCTGCAGTCCGACCGGCCCGCGGTGATCGTCCCGGCCAAGGGCGGCGGCTGGGAGCGGCTCAGCTTTCGCGAGCTCGACGCGCGCAGCGATCTCCTGGCCCACGGCCTCGAGAGCGCCGGGATCGCGAGCGGCACCCGCACCGTGCTCATGGTGAAGCCGTCGCTGGACTTCTTCGCCCTGGTCTTCGCGCTCTTCAAGGTGGGCGCAGTCCCGGTGCTCATCGATCCGGGGATCGGCAAGCGCGCGCTCCTGCGCTGCCTCACCGAGGTCGAGGCCGAGGCCTTCGTCGGCATCCCCGCGGCGCACCTCGCGCGGCTCCTCGTCCCCGCGCCCTTCCGGACGGTGAAGACCCTCGTCACCGTGGGAAGAAAGCTCGGCTGGGGCGGCAACGATCTGGAATCCCTGGCCAGGCTCGGCGCGGGCAAGGGCCCGTATCGGATGGCGGAGACCTCTCCCGAGGCGCTCGCGGCGATCCTCTTCACCTCCGGCAGCACCGGCATCCCCAAGGGCGCGATCTACACCCACGGGATCTTCGACGCCCAGGTGCGCTCGATCCGCGCGCTCTACGGCATCGAGCCCGGCGAGATCGACCTCGCCACCTTCCCCCTCTTCGCCCTCTTCGATCCCGCCCTGGGAATGACCGCCGTCGTCCCCGAGATGGACGCGCGCTTCCCCGCCAAGGCCGATCCCCGCAAGCTCGTCCACGCGATCGAGGCCCACGGCGCGACCAACATGTTCGGCTCGCCGGCGCTCCTCGACAACCTCTCGCGCCACGCCGAAGCCGCGGGCATCCGCTTCCCCACGCTGCGCCGCGTGCTCTCCGCCGGCGCCCCCGTCCGCCGCGACATCGTCGAGCGGATGCAGGGTCGCCTCGATGGCGAGGCCCAGGTCTTCACGCCCTTCGGCGCCACAGAGTCCCTCCCCGTGGCGAGCATCGGCAGCCGCGAGGTGCTCGAGGAGACCTCGTCCCGCACTGCGACCGGCGGCGGGATCTGCGTGGGACGGCCCGCTCCCGGGATCACGGCGCGCATCATCCGCATCGACGACGGCCCCATCGACTCGTGGAGCGACGACCTCGAGCTGCCTCGGGGCGAAATCGGCGAGATCACCGTGAAAGGCGACGTGGTCACGCCCGGCTACTTCGCCAGGCCCGAGCAGACCCGCCTCGCCAAGATCCGCGACGGCGACGCCATCGTCCATCGCATGGGCGACCTCGGCTGGATCGACGAGCTCGGCCGGCTCTGGATGTGCGGCCGCAAGAGCCAGCGCGTGCGGCTGGGCGACGGCCGCACTCTCTTTACTGAGTGCGTCGAGCAGGTCGCCAACCGACACCCGGCGATCCGGCGCAGCGGCCTCGTCCAGGCGGGGCCCGGCCGCGCCGCCCTCGTCGTCGAGAAGGAGCCCAGCGCTTCCGCGAACGACGACACGCTCCGCTCCGAGCTCCGCTCTCTCGTCGATCCCTCCATCGAGGCGATCCTCGTGCACCGGGGCAGCCTGCCGGTGGACGTCCGCCACAACGCCAAGATCGACCGTGAGCGCCTGGGCCGCTGGGCCGAACGGACGCTGGGATGA
- a CDS encoding 3-oxoacyl-ACP synthase III — MRWSRVCIEAIAYELPDERVTSSALEARLAPVYEALRLGGGQLEALTGIRERRWWPKGPVMSDVAARAGRKALEASGLRPEDLGAVIYGGVARDNLEPATACAVAESLGLPPEAVAHDLSSACLGMLEGVVELANRIELGQIRAGLVVGAESAREIVEQTIARMIAEPTLERLRLCLATLTGGSGAAAIVLTDSSISDAGHRLLGGAFRSAPQHHRLCRWGPTHGLLGDGPQVTDTDASAVLVHGIELAKQTWPRFLDSLKWRGDDLDKVVCHQVGSGNRRTLLDALSIPDDRDFFTFPTLGNTGSTALPIAAAMAAEQGFLAPGDRVGLLGIGSGLNCLMLGLQW; from the coding sequence ATGCGCTGGTCCCGCGTCTGCATCGAAGCCATCGCCTACGAGCTCCCCGACGAGCGCGTGACGTCGTCGGCCCTCGAAGCGCGCCTCGCGCCGGTCTACGAGGCGCTGCGCCTCGGCGGCGGACAGCTCGAGGCCCTCACCGGGATCCGCGAGAGGCGCTGGTGGCCGAAGGGCCCGGTGATGAGCGACGTCGCCGCCCGCGCCGGCCGAAAGGCCCTCGAGGCCTCCGGCCTTCGGCCCGAGGATCTCGGCGCCGTGATCTACGGCGGCGTCGCCCGCGACAACCTCGAGCCCGCGACCGCCTGCGCCGTCGCCGAATCTCTCGGGCTTCCGCCGGAGGCCGTCGCCCACGACCTCTCGAGCGCGTGCCTGGGCATGCTCGAGGGCGTGGTGGAGCTCGCCAACCGCATCGAGCTAGGCCAGATCCGCGCCGGCCTGGTGGTCGGCGCCGAGAGCGCCCGCGAGATCGTCGAGCAGACCATCGCGCGCATGATCGCCGAGCCCACGCTGGAGCGCCTGCGCCTCTGCCTCGCCACCCTCACCGGCGGCTCCGGCGCCGCCGCCATCGTCCTCACCGACTCGTCGATCAGCGACGCCGGCCACCGCCTCCTGGGCGGAGCCTTCCGCTCCGCGCCCCAGCACCACCGCCTCTGCCGCTGGGGTCCCACCCACGGCCTCCTGGGGGACGGCCCGCAGGTGACGGACACCGACGCTTCCGCCGTCCTCGTCCACGGCATCGAGCTCGCGAAGCAGACCTGGCCGCGATTCCTCGACTCCCTGAAGTGGCGCGGCGACGACCTGGACAAGGTGGTCTGCCACCAGGTGGGCTCGGGCAACCGGCGCACCCTCCTGGACGCGCTGTCGATACCCGACGACCGCGATTTCTTCACCTTCCCCACCCTCGGCAACACGGGCTCCACCGCCCTGCCGATCGCCGCCGCCATGGCCGCCGAGCAGGGCTTCCTCGCCCCCGGCGACCGGGTGGGCCTGCTCGGCATCGGCAGCGGCCTCAACTGCCTGATGCTCGGGCTCCAGTGGTAG
- a CDS encoding beta-ketoacyl synthase N-terminal-like domain-containing protein: MAEVLRKPRAIAIVGAAGKFPGAPDLDSLWNRILARESASREVPPERWPVPTEALLDPSGRPDRLISTKGCFLDPFEAKVEGIDRALVDSLDPLHRLALTVGVDAFHSGSGASLDRDRVSVVLANIVLPTDAASAFSRAAAFGDEPDASPLDRQPAALPAALLARALGLGGGSYTLDAACASSLYALHLACLDLEAGRADAVLAGGVSRPQALYTQVGFTQLQALSPSGRCAPFDTRADGLVVGEGACIFLLQRLEDAVASGRPILGVIRGIGLSNDVGGSLLSPEREGQVRAMGSAYASAGWRPSDVDLIECHGTGTPRGDAVELSSLDTLWSEEDSTAGCAIGSVKSNVGHLLTAAAATGLAKVLLALREGVLPPSAGFEAATAAPGLGRFRVPTAPEPWQRRAPDLPRRAAVSAFGFGGINAHLLVEEWLPGAASERSAADADPIAIVGMSTRFGRLRDLAAFREAIFRGERVLDPRPADRAGPADEPRSAGPGAWIDELEIPLGRYRIPPRELPSLLPQQLLALDAATAAADDAGLIRLGAAPRLRTGALVGQGLDPETTRFQLRWLLREREDERLDELGPALDSARTLGALGGVVAGRIARELQLGGPSFSVSGEDTSGLRALEVAARLLQAGDADAMIVAGVEVLGALDGSLRPWSRTGRSLPFERDADGCTPGEGAAAVVLKRLSDAEAAGDRIYAVLRGVGAAGGGDLGEGALGDGPTEHAYVRALERAHAEAGVDKERISLLEAHGSGIPDEDAAEARALHRYFGPGVDPSCALGSAKAVVGHTGAASGLASVVKTALALFHEILPPHPGFRMPVDAADWDAGPFHVPRTAQAWLRDRAEGPRLAGVSSVARDGTCLHAVLGGVERPASAHRRERARPAGDRGVGLFVCRGRTEAGLASAVASLREWLQREAPIEALAAGWHRATAASASGAESSAHARAFVGASRDEILRQLDRPARPGSLRAANGSPEVAFVFPGSGNHFVGMGRSLGVTFPETIRALDSETTQLRSQMMPRWFAPWRASWPKGAEGEAARAIAREPARMILGQVAHGIAMSDCLRFLGVEPDAVVGYSLGETAGLFSARAWRDRDGMFSRTMASPLFRDELSGRCDVARRAWGVDEADWHAAVVNRSADEVRAALRGTVSLLIVNAPGECVVGGRRGDVEALVAALACEALPLEGVPTVHCGVVEPVAAAYRRLHVQPTTAPPGVRFYSGAWAKAYEPTDERAADSILANALHGFDFPAVIEKAWEDGVRIFVELGPQGSCTRMIGRILAGREHLAVAACQRDRDPASTMLGAVARMIESGIHVDLERLYGAESGIELEDPEAAPRPSVSVPMGRPWPRVDAVQEEEIIRQPMPIPETIPANEDLRAIPAPVSPAVHGSSTVMELGALARGILETSRANVAAHGVFLHAAEGALHLRQLALENERRLLQLLGGAAPDFAAPPIAAPEIAAPVPVATGGQPPAFDRDLCMEFAIGKLSNVLGPAFAEVDLHATRVRLPDEPLMLVDRIVSVEGTLGILGSGRCVTEHDVHHGAWYLDGGRAPVCISVESGQADLFLCAYLGIDLVTKGERVYRLLDAQVIFHRDLPRPGETVRYDIRVHRFIRQGDTHLLFFEFDGTIAGEPLITMRSGCAGFFSPGQLASGKGIVGELPSAIPQRRLGSDGRTTAPFEPLVSIGRETLGDEALDALRRGDAETAFGPLFAGITLPPALRLPDGRMRLVDRIIELDPTGGRFGLGTVTGEADIEPDAWFLTCHFSDDPVMPGTLMYECCLHTLRVLLLRMGWVCDESEAPEGLGYAPVVGNPSKLRCRGQVTPTTKKARYRIDIKEIGYDPEPYVLADASMFVDDLHAVEMEGMSVRLVGMDAERIARTWARSTSAAHAASEPVEADDLGALFADDAILPLGRTSSNRPIYGRRHIEAFATGLPSQAFGAPYHRFDGGRMARLPSDPFSFIDEIVPEAGAPFRLEKGASAKAVYRVPTDAWYFGASRLGHMPYSVLLEAALQPCGWLAAWLGSALRRDEPLFFRNLEGTATVHDLVTPGTGDLETLAHLDLVSEAGGMILQQFTFETRSARGPVFTGTTRFGFFPEAALAQQAGIRVPTGGIDMPSGGRSFPIAATAPLTPGDPATPSTGLALPAGAFRFLDRVDALNLTGGPHGLGSALGSKSVDPDDWFFAAHFHGDPVMPGSLGVEALLQLMQHLCVERWPSLAKSHRFAVMPPSGESNRWVYRGQVRPATARMEVVAHVKSIADLPVPRLVADGYVLADGKAIYSMHDLSIALVEP; this comes from the coding sequence GTGGCTGAAGTCCTCCGGAAACCCAGGGCGATCGCGATCGTCGGCGCAGCGGGGAAGTTCCCCGGTGCTCCCGACCTCGACTCCCTGTGGAATCGGATCCTCGCCCGCGAGAGCGCGTCCCGCGAGGTCCCCCCTGAGCGCTGGCCGGTCCCCACGGAGGCGCTCCTCGATCCGAGCGGCCGCCCGGATCGCCTGATCTCCACCAAGGGATGCTTCCTCGATCCCTTCGAGGCGAAGGTCGAAGGGATCGACCGGGCGCTCGTCGATTCCCTGGATCCCCTGCATCGCCTCGCGCTCACTGTCGGTGTCGACGCATTTCACAGCGGAAGCGGCGCCTCCCTCGACCGCGACCGCGTGTCGGTGGTGCTCGCGAACATCGTGCTCCCCACGGACGCCGCCTCCGCGTTCTCGCGCGCCGCGGCCTTCGGCGACGAGCCCGACGCTTCGCCCCTGGATCGCCAGCCCGCCGCGCTCCCCGCCGCGCTCCTCGCGCGGGCCTTGGGCCTCGGCGGCGGAAGCTACACCCTCGACGCGGCCTGTGCGTCCTCGCTCTACGCGCTGCACCTGGCCTGCCTCGACCTCGAAGCGGGCCGCGCCGACGCGGTGCTCGCCGGCGGCGTCTCGCGCCCCCAGGCGCTCTACACGCAGGTGGGCTTCACGCAGCTCCAGGCGCTCTCGCCCAGCGGCCGCTGCGCGCCCTTCGACACCCGCGCCGACGGCCTCGTGGTCGGCGAGGGCGCGTGCATCTTCCTGCTGCAGCGCCTGGAGGACGCCGTCGCCTCGGGCCGGCCCATCCTCGGCGTGATCCGCGGCATCGGCCTCTCGAACGACGTCGGCGGGAGCCTGCTCTCCCCCGAGCGCGAGGGGCAGGTTCGGGCGATGGGCTCCGCCTACGCCTCGGCGGGCTGGCGGCCCTCCGATGTGGACCTGATCGAGTGCCACGGCACGGGGACGCCGCGCGGTGACGCGGTGGAGCTTTCGAGCCTCGACACGCTCTGGTCCGAAGAGGATTCGACCGCCGGCTGCGCGATCGGCTCGGTGAAGTCGAACGTTGGGCACCTGCTCACCGCCGCCGCTGCCACCGGCCTCGCCAAAGTCCTGCTCGCGCTGCGCGAGGGCGTGCTTCCGCCGAGCGCCGGCTTCGAAGCCGCCACGGCGGCGCCGGGCCTCGGTCGCTTCCGGGTGCCCACGGCGCCGGAGCCGTGGCAGCGCCGCGCGCCCGACCTGCCGCGGCGGGCGGCCGTCTCCGCCTTCGGCTTCGGCGGGATCAACGCCCACCTCCTGGTGGAGGAGTGGCTCCCCGGCGCGGCCTCGGAGCGGTCAGCAGCCGATGCTGACCCGATCGCCATCGTGGGGATGTCCACGCGCTTCGGCAGGCTGCGGGATCTCGCCGCCTTCCGCGAGGCGATCTTCCGCGGCGAGCGCGTGCTCGATCCCCGCCCGGCCGATCGCGCGGGGCCTGCCGACGAGCCTCGATCCGCCGGCCCCGGCGCGTGGATCGACGAGCTCGAGATTCCCCTGGGCCGCTACCGCATTCCCCCTCGCGAGCTGCCGTCGCTGCTGCCGCAGCAGCTCCTCGCCCTCGACGCCGCGACCGCGGCTGCGGACGATGCGGGCCTGATCCGGCTCGGGGCTGCGCCGAGGCTGCGCACGGGCGCGCTGGTGGGCCAGGGCCTCGATCCCGAGACGACCCGCTTCCAGCTTCGCTGGCTCCTGCGCGAGAGGGAGGACGAACGCCTCGACGAGCTCGGGCCGGCCCTCGACTCCGCTCGCACCCTTGGCGCCCTCGGCGGCGTGGTGGCGGGTCGAATCGCCCGAGAGCTGCAGCTCGGCGGGCCGAGCTTCTCCGTCTCGGGAGAGGACACCTCGGGCCTGCGCGCCCTCGAGGTCGCCGCGCGGCTCCTCCAGGCCGGCGACGCCGACGCGATGATCGTCGCTGGTGTCGAGGTCCTCGGCGCGCTGGACGGCTCGCTCCGCCCCTGGTCTCGAACCGGCCGCTCGCTCCCCTTCGAGCGCGACGCGGACGGGTGCACGCCGGGTGAAGGCGCCGCCGCCGTGGTATTGAAGCGCCTCTCCGACGCGGAGGCGGCCGGCGATCGGATCTACGCCGTTCTCCGCGGCGTCGGCGCTGCCGGTGGGGGCGATCTCGGCGAAGGCGCCCTCGGCGACGGACCCACGGAGCACGCCTACGTCCGGGCCCTCGAGCGCGCCCACGCCGAGGCCGGCGTCGACAAGGAGCGCATCTCGCTCCTCGAGGCCCACGGCAGCGGCATCCCCGACGAGGACGCCGCCGAGGCCCGCGCCCTCCACCGCTATTTCGGGCCCGGCGTCGATCCGAGCTGCGCCCTGGGATCGGCCAAGGCCGTTGTCGGACACACGGGCGCCGCCTCGGGGCTGGCGTCGGTGGTGAAGACCGCCCTCGCCCTCTTCCACGAGATCTTGCCGCCGCACCCCGGTTTCCGCATGCCCGTGGACGCGGCGGATTGGGACGCAGGCCCCTTCCACGTGCCGAGGACGGCGCAGGCCTGGCTACGCGATCGCGCCGAAGGCCCGCGCCTCGCCGGCGTCAGCTCTGTTGCCCGGGACGGCACCTGCCTCCACGCCGTTCTCGGCGGCGTCGAGCGCCCCGCCTCCGCACACCGGCGCGAGCGCGCGCGGCCCGCGGGCGATCGGGGCGTCGGGCTCTTCGTTTGCCGCGGCCGCACGGAGGCGGGGCTCGCCTCTGCCGTCGCCTCGCTGCGCGAATGGCTGCAGCGGGAAGCACCGATCGAAGCGCTCGCCGCCGGATGGCACAGGGCGACCGCCGCTTCCGCATCGGGGGCGGAATCGTCCGCCCACGCCCGCGCCTTCGTCGGCGCGAGCCGCGACGAAATCCTCCGTCAGCTCGACCGCCCTGCGCGCCCGGGGTCGCTTCGCGCCGCGAACGGAAGTCCCGAGGTCGCCTTCGTCTTCCCCGGCTCCGGGAACCACTTCGTGGGCATGGGACGCTCGCTGGGCGTCACCTTCCCCGAGACCATCCGCGCGCTGGACTCGGAGACCACCCAGCTCCGCAGCCAGATGATGCCGCGGTGGTTCGCGCCGTGGCGCGCCTCGTGGCCGAAGGGCGCCGAGGGCGAAGCCGCCCGCGCCATCGCCCGGGAGCCGGCGCGGATGATCCTCGGGCAGGTCGCCCATGGCATCGCCATGAGCGACTGCTTGCGCTTCCTGGGCGTGGAGCCCGACGCCGTCGTCGGCTACAGCCTGGGGGAGACGGCCGGCCTCTTCTCGGCGCGCGCCTGGCGCGATCGCGACGGGATGTTCTCGCGCACGATGGCCTCGCCGCTCTTCCGCGACGAGCTCTCCGGACGCTGCGACGTGGCCCGCCGCGCGTGGGGCGTCGACGAGGCGGACTGGCACGCGGCCGTGGTGAACCGCAGCGCCGACGAGGTGCGCGCCGCGCTCCGCGGCACCGTCTCGCTCCTCATCGTCAACGCGCCGGGGGAGTGTGTCGTCGGCGGCCGCCGCGGCGACGTCGAAGCCCTGGTCGCCGCGCTCGCCTGCGAGGCGCTGCCGCTCGAAGGCGTCCCCACCGTCCACTGCGGCGTGGTGGAGCCCGTCGCCGCAGCCTACCGCCGCCTCCACGTACAGCCCACCACCGCGCCTCCCGGCGTGCGCTTCTACAGCGGCGCGTGGGCGAAGGCCTACGAGCCGACGGACGAGAGGGCTGCCGATTCCATCCTCGCCAACGCGCTCCACGGCTTCGACTTCCCGGCCGTGATCGAGAAGGCGTGGGAGGACGGCGTCCGGATCTTCGTCGAGCTCGGGCCGCAGGGCTCCTGCACCCGGATGATCGGCCGGATCCTCGCGGGGAGGGAGCACCTCGCCGTCGCAGCGTGCCAGCGCGATCGGGATCCCGCGTCGACGATGTTGGGCGCCGTCGCGCGCATGATCGAGTCGGGAATTCACGTGGATCTGGAGCGCCTCTACGGCGCCGAGAGCGGAATCGAGCTCGAGGATCCCGAGGCCGCACCGCGACCGAGCGTGTCCGTGCCGATGGGCCGGCCGTGGCCTCGCGTGGACGCCGTGCAGGAGGAAGAAATCATCCGACAGCCGATGCCGATCCCCGAGACCATCCCGGCAAATGAAGACCTCCGCGCCATCCCCGCGCCCGTCTCGCCGGCCGTGCATGGATCGAGCACCGTGATGGAGCTCGGCGCACTGGCGCGGGGCATCCTCGAGACCTCCCGCGCGAACGTCGCCGCCCACGGCGTCTTCCTCCATGCCGCGGAGGGTGCTCTGCACCTGCGACAGCTCGCGCTGGAGAACGAGCGCCGCCTCCTCCAGCTCCTCGGCGGCGCCGCGCCAGACTTCGCAGCGCCCCCGATTGCTGCGCCCGAGATCGCCGCGCCTGTCCCTGTAGCCACCGGAGGGCAGCCGCCCGCTTTCGACCGCGACCTCTGCATGGAGTTCGCGATCGGCAAGCTCTCGAACGTGCTCGGCCCCGCGTTCGCCGAGGTCGATCTCCACGCGACCCGCGTGCGGCTCCCAGACGAGCCCCTCATGCTCGTGGATCGCATCGTGTCCGTCGAGGGCACCCTGGGTATCCTCGGCAGCGGCCGCTGCGTCACCGAGCACGACGTGCACCACGGCGCCTGGTACCTCGACGGCGGACGCGCTCCGGTCTGCATCAGCGTCGAGTCCGGCCAGGCCGACCTCTTCCTCTGCGCGTACCTTGGCATCGACCTCGTCACCAAGGGCGAGCGCGTCTACCGCCTCCTCGACGCCCAGGTCATCTTCCACCGCGACCTGCCGCGCCCCGGAGAGACGGTCCGCTACGACATCCGGGTCCACCGCTTCATCCGCCAGGGCGACACGCACCTGCTCTTCTTCGAGTTCGACGGCACCATCGCCGGCGAGCCGCTGATCACCATGCGCAGCGGCTGCGCCGGCTTCTTCAGCCCCGGTCAGCTCGCGAGCGGCAAGGGGATCGTCGGCGAGCTCCCCAGCGCGATCCCGCAGCGGCGCCTCGGCAGCGACGGAAGGACCACCGCTCCCTTCGAGCCCCTGGTGTCCATCGGCCGGGAGACCCTCGGCGACGAGGCCCTGGACGCGCTGCGCCGGGGGGACGCCGAGACCGCCTTCGGCCCTCTCTTCGCCGGGATCACGCTCCCGCCCGCGCTGCGCCTGCCGGACGGCCGGATGAGGCTCGTCGATCGAATCATCGAGCTCGACCCGACGGGTGGCCGGTTCGGCCTGGGCACCGTGACCGGCGAGGCCGACATCGAGCCCGACGCCTGGTTCCTGACCTGCCACTTCTCGGACGATCCCGTGATGCCGGGCACCCTGATGTACGAGTGCTGCCTGCACACGCTCCGGGTGCTGCTGCTGCGCATGGGCTGGGTCTGCGACGAGTCGGAGGCGCCGGAAGGCCTCGGCTACGCGCCCGTCGTCGGCAACCCGAGCAAGCTCCGATGCCGCGGCCAGGTCACGCCCACCACGAAGAAGGCGCGCTACCGCATCGACATCAAGGAGATCGGCTACGACCCCGAGCCCTACGTCCTCGCGGACGCCTCCATGTTCGTGGACGACCTCCACGCCGTGGAGATGGAGGGCATGTCGGTGCGCCTCGTGGGTATGGACGCCGAGCGCATCGCGCGCACCTGGGCCCGCTCGACCTCCGCGGCACACGCCGCATCCGAGCCTGTCGAAGCAGACGATCTCGGCGCCCTCTTCGCGGACGACGCCATCCTTCCTTTGGGTCGCACGTCGAGCAACCGACCCATCTACGGCCGCCGCCACATCGAAGCCTTCGCCACCGGCCTCCCGTCCCAGGCCTTCGGCGCGCCCTACCACCGCTTCGACGGCGGGCGCATGGCGCGCCTCCCCTCGGATCCCTTCAGCTTCATCGACGAGATCGTCCCCGAGGCAGGCGCCCCATTCCGTCTGGAGAAGGGCGCCAGCGCGAAGGCCGTCTACCGCGTCCCCACTGACGCCTGGTACTTCGGCGCGAGCCGCCTCGGGCACATGCCGTATTCCGTGCTCCTCGAGGCCGCCCTCCAGCCCTGCGGCTGGCTCGCCGCGTGGCTCGGCTCGGCCCTGCGCCGCGACGAGCCCCTCTTCTTCCGCAATCTGGAAGGCACGGCGACGGTGCACGATCTCGTCACGCCGGGTACGGGCGACCTGGAGACCCTCGCGCACCTCGACCTCGTCTCCGAAGCCGGCGGGATGATCCTCCAGCAGTTCACCTTCGAGACGCGCAGCGCCCGGGGCCCGGTCTTCACCGGCACGACCCGCTTCGGCTTCTTCCCCGAGGCCGCCCTGGCACAGCAGGCCGGGATCCGCGTCCCGACCGGCGGAATCGACATGCCCTCCGGAGGTCGGAGCTTCCCGATCGCCGCAACGGCGCCGCTCACGCCCGGCGATCCCGCGACACCGTCAACCGGCCTGGCGCTCCCGGCGGGCGCGTTCCGCTTCCTCGACCGCGTGGACGCGCTGAACCTCACGGGCGGGCCCCACGGCCTCGGCTCCGCCCTCGGCAGCAAGTCGGTCGATCCCGACGACTGGTTCTTCGCCGCGCACTTCCACGGCGATCCGGTGATGCCCGGCTCCCTCGGCGTCGAGGCGCTCCTGCAGCTCATGCAGCACCTCTGCGTCGAGCGCTGGCCGAGCCTCGCCAAGAGCCACCGCTTCGCCGTCATGCCGCCGAGCGGAGAGTCGAACCGCTGGGTCTACCGAGGCCAGGTCCGCCCCGCCACCGCGCGCATGGAGGTCGTCGCTCACGTGAAGTCGATCGCCGATCTCCCCGTGCCGCGCCTGGTCGCCGACGGCTACGTGCTCGCCGACGGCAAGGCGATCTACTCCATGCACGATCTCTCGATCGCGCTGGTGGAGCCCTGA
- a CDS encoding alpha/beta fold hydrolase: MTFDIAPFRELYPWQGHRLDVGGGVRLHYLDEGAGEPLVMLHGNPTWSFYYRNLVKGLAGRYRTIVPDHVGMGLSDKPGDDRYEYTLERRVRDLDLLLSTLEVKKDITLVLHDWGGMIGMVWAMRNLERVKRIVLFNTAGFGLPPDRILPWQIGVIRHLPRFQLPVRGFNAFVRGALLGCAKKPLSPLVKKAYLAPYDSWANRIAVQRFVEDIPLAPGDRSFELVDEVSRNLDKLAAIPVFIGWGAHDFVFDDHFLAEWRAKVPHAEVKYFEDAGHYVLEDVHDAILPLVEDFLRRHPIEARS; this comes from the coding sequence ATGACCTTCGACATCGCCCCTTTCCGCGAGCTCTATCCCTGGCAGGGCCACCGCCTGGACGTCGGCGGCGGCGTGCGCCTGCACTACCTCGACGAGGGCGCCGGCGAGCCGCTGGTGATGCTCCACGGCAACCCGACCTGGTCCTTCTATTACCGGAACCTCGTAAAGGGCCTCGCCGGCCGCTACCGCACCATCGTCCCCGACCACGTGGGCATGGGCCTCTCCGACAAGCCCGGCGACGACCGCTACGAGTACACGCTCGAGCGCAGGGTCCGCGATCTCGACCTCCTCCTCTCCACACTCGAAGTGAAAAAGGACATCACCCTCGTCCTCCACGACTGGGGCGGGATGATCGGCATGGTCTGGGCCATGCGGAACCTCGAGCGGGTGAAGCGCATCGTCCTCTTCAACACCGCCGGCTTCGGCCTCCCGCCGGACCGGATCCTGCCCTGGCAGATCGGCGTGATCCGCCACCTCCCCCGCTTCCAGCTCCCCGTGCGGGGCTTCAACGCCTTCGTCCGCGGCGCGCTCCTCGGCTGCGCGAAGAAGCCGCTGTCGCCGCTGGTGAAGAAGGCCTACCTCGCCCCCTACGACTCGTGGGCGAACCGGATCGCGGTGCAGCGCTTCGTCGAGGACATCCCCCTCGCGCCCGGCGACCGCAGCTTCGAGCTCGTGGACGAGGTGTCGCGAAACCTCGACAAGCTCGCGGCAATCCCGGTCTTCATCGGCTGGGGCGCCCACGACTTCGTCTTCGACGATCACTTCCTCGCCGAGTGGCGCGCCAAGGTCCCCCACGCCGAGGTGAAATACTTCGAGGACGCCGGCCACTACGTGCTCGAGGACGTCCACGACGCGATCCTGCCGCTGGTGGAGGACTTCCTCCGTCGCCATCCGATCGAGGCGCGCTCGTGA